The following proteins are encoded in a genomic region of Necator americanus strain Aroian chromosome II, whole genome shotgun sequence:
- a CDS encoding hypothetical protein (NECATOR_CHRII.G8132.T3): MREAALLLVLFVACSASHLKFESLPKTLKLTSASTSQLRASYLAKLNAVLLGLSTVPVPGFDVESDLFSLPRAIAVVHIEGLDALKKDDSKAYKLEDDYLDLSSLDEQLASTFGVDREFVTADKEGITGSDIARIASEQKVEEKIKTKLPDLRDELQQMYRIANAITSQQTKFEKSNAADVYRVTIRGINGKKLTEEDRNNIQDAIDKLKKALSTVYGDQVIVEIVTISNPIKHAERHHEQETVVRRKRAAELSDTDNNLKTWREQLNVYVFTSTDYPAIFAIFAGLTIVLALAVLYTVVGMMSMDPRQKQCCKKTISSVKQNPIKAQSDQQVISKGPLNGDRRNLSGSKDAVVKPLGVTNIKRCPDSWLRFRESCYYMERKRMDMTEAEANCHQKGASLFVANTVEEFDLVMRSSLLNFWSWIGMVQFEFMNQPIWQSSGGIEPSKLKWLVSPYSSGLNGYTAASECVAYYNSELKIASYNYFYPCQLQFGSICERNASVISFSSNQ, encoded by the exons atgaGAGAGGCTGCCCTCCTGTTGGTACTTTTTGTAG CATGTTCGGCCTCCCATCTCAAATTCGAATCTCTTCCGAAAACATTGAAGTTAACGTCGGCGTCAACATCCCAGCTTCGAGCCAGTTATTTGGCTAAACTGAACGCTGTTCTTCTCGGACTTTCAACTGTTCCAGTGCCAG GATTTGACGTCGAGTCTGACCTGTTCTCTCTTCCCCGAGCTATTGCAGTTGTTCATATTGAGGGCCTGGATGCGCTGAAAAAAGACGATTCTAAGGCATACAAACTAGAGGAT GATTACCTGGACCTGTCTTCTCTTGACGAGCAGTTAGCGAGCACCTTCGGGGTCGATCGGGAATTCGTAACGGCGGACAAGGAAGGAATTACCGGTTCGGATATTGCTCGAATTGCCAGTGAACAAAAG gtagaagaaaaaataaaaacaaaactgcCTGATCTCCGCGATGAACTCCAGCAAATGTATCGTATAGCTAATGCAATTACTTCACAACAAACCAAGTTTGAGAAATCCAATGCTGCTGATGTATATCGTGTGACGATTAGAGGTATAAATGGGAAGAAACTGACTGAAGAGGACCGAAATAATATTCAAGACGCTATCGACAAG CTCAAAAAGGCTCTTTCAACTGTATATGGTGACCAAGTGATTGTCGAGATTGTGACCATTTCGAATCCCATAAAACACGCAGAACGACATCATGAACAGGAAACCGTAGTGCGCAGAAAAAGG GCTGCCGAGTTGTCCGATACCGACAATAATCTGAAGACATGGCGTGAACAACTGAATGTGTATGTCTTCACCTCCACTGATTATCCCGCCATATTTGCAATCTTTGCTGGTTTGACTATAGTATTGGCTTTG GCGGTCCTCTATACCGTGGTTGGAATGATGAGCATGGATCCAA GACAAAAACAATGTTGCAAAAAGACGATCTCCAGTGTTAAACAGAACCCCATCAAGGCGCAAAGTGACCAACAAGTTATTTCTAAAG GGCCCCTCAACGGGGACCGACGAAATCTCAGCGGCTCCAAGGATGCTGTAGTGAAGCCTCTAGGCGTTACG AACATAAAACGATGCCCTGATAGTTGGTTACGGTTCCGGGAATCATGTTACTATATGGAACGAAAGCGGATGGATATGACTGAGGCAGAAGCGAACTGTCATCAGAAAGGAGCATCATTGTTTGTGGCGAATACAGTAGAGGAATTT gaCCTCGTAATGAGATCGTCGTTGCTGAATTTCTGGTCATGGATAGGTATGGTACAGTTTGAGTTCATGAATCAACCAATCTGGCAGTCAAGTGGTGGAATTGAACCGTCGAAATT gAAATGGCTCGTTTCTCCGTACAGCTCCGGATTGAACGGATATACAGCAGCATCCGAATGTGTTGCGTATTACAACTCTGAGTTGAAGATCGCTTCCTATAACTACTTTTACCCTTGTCAGCTTCAATTTGGATCAATTTGTGAGCGAAACGCTTCGGTGATAAGCTTTTCATCCAATCAATAA
- a CDS encoding hypothetical protein (NECATOR_CHRII.G8133.T1), with protein sequence MKLLLLILICSGSYADEEIFSLPMISEGMEIMNQTFFEMEEDHERLCGVEGRLLKEKGNRLVQCTSDDDCLPPSQCHTTGYCCMIALNQEPPPVGCPIGTRPLVNSSGAELTCSSSVPDSCPGGALCYTDTLTNVKRCCGNDPGQGCPSGSRVLLTAHQKPQLCTPGRADAICPRGFLCQWSHLIDRYQCCEPDNGCPRHQTPQKTEFGIAISCSPGGAPCPDGGGCHFNFWTASYQCCKLDVADLCPVGQVPFLVQSNGEPKSCKNNFDCPSGYHCGENSVCCGTAGSCPADRQAAQDKYGRLTACTSRNGNTCPSGSECMDTSTVSQQLCCEQIEYTCPGYSTPYPSQRFPQKCNIMDTWACGDKQCMPSNIPNVHICCQSTIIRQRDFNPCPAGWMPNDNIVTFCTPSFQTSTCPGFSSCLRSSSIQQQFVCCVPTAAAISDRCIDPKATVEFIGDVERKCTPNTNSCSNGFSCQPSRKNGWLCCSIRAAAAQFTCPLPGQQPVRTTDGSNQFCSRPGQRDDCPQRALCLSSGNSPNLFICCYSAAFQVTPICPNNGVPQPAPFAENYKSCSMTSLDDCDSGFSCVRSANDYSVQMCCTVGLLQPQQPVCPSQATLLTERGRPVYCTLSQPLSCPKEYSCQQAVGTPGTFVCCSGSKTHVCPAPYSAAIDGEGNQIFCSPSNISDCPGGSSCLESTQDTSVHLCCRKDEAKDEPDRGSGPTGDEGDPQADGLTNFIILEREGYTCQWSATLAQYVCCGRTPVPAHCADGRSTYEQISGQTYSCNPLVFPSSCPIGYECDLSTVSGISVCCAIETTTTTTTSTTSLAPVLPPVTAPEPLYALQCPSGWNPYRNDLGFQPRSCSGLLDMSCPIGYSCSPSTVVGNFICCRLATSVRCLTGDTFLANTFPRLCNRFRSGECPRGYTCQQSSQPTISICCGTGLSVDRTLCYNGREPALLNGYVRSCPTEGSADGCPGGHTCQRASNGLLVCCSSSYSRSEIKPTTMEICPESRQPVFSPGTNEIVYCDQTAFTCSNKKACLPKVKSDRYVCCSDIPRCSVGTGEVGLGGALKKCINSVECSPGNVCRPSNVDGVHLCCSSGAIPAGEVVDTLSKVSVANVDDEDWVVIEG encoded by the exons aaaaaggaaatcgaCTTGTGCAATGCACATCGGATGACGATTGCTTACCGCCCTCACAATGCCATACTACCGGCTACTGCTGCATGATCGCACTGAATCAGGAACCACCGCCTGTCGGCTGCCCTATCG GAACACGTCCACTTGTGAATTCTTCCGGAGCGGAGCTCACCTGCTCATCATCCGTACCGGATTCTTGTCCAGGAGGAGCGTTATGTTACACGGATACGTTGACAAATGTTAAACGATGTTGCGGTAATGATCCAG GACAAGGATGTCCATCCGGCTCACGTGTGCTGCTAACAGCTCATCAAAAACCTCAGTTATGTACGCCAGGTAGAGCAGACGCTATATGCCCTCGCGGATTTCTTTGCCAATGGAGCCATCTCATCGATCGATATCAATGTTGTGAACCGGATAATG GATGTCCTAGACATCAGACCCCTCAAAAAACCGAGTTTGGCATCGCGATTTCGTGTAGTCCTGGCGGAGCACCGTGTCCTGATGGTGGTGGATGCCATTTTAATTTCTGGACAGCGTCCTATCAATGCTGTAAACTTGACGTCGCAg ATCTATGCCCTGTTGGTCAAGTTCCATTCCTAGTGCAATCGAATGGAGAACCGAAATCATGCAAAAATAACTTT GACTGTCCTTCCGGCTATCACTGCGGTGAAAATAGCGTGTGTTGTGGGACAGCGGGCAGTTGTCCTGCCGATCGACAAGCAGCTCAGGATAAATAcg GCCGTCTGACAGCGTGCACATCGCGAAATGGGAACACCTGCCCTTCCGGATCAGAATGTATGGATACAAGCACAGTCTCGCAACAACTCTGCTGCGAGCAG ATCGAATACACCTGTCCAGGATATTCTACACCGTATCCAAGTCAACGATTTCCGCAAAAATGCAACATAATGGATACGTGGGCGTGCGGTGATAAACAGTGCATGCCTAG caacattCCCAACGTTCACATATGTTGCCAGTCCACCATTATCCGTCAAAGGGATTTCAATCCCTGCCCGGCCGGATGGATGCCGAATGATAATATTGTCACT ttctgcaCTCCTTCCTttcaaacttcaacatgtCCTGGATTCTCGTCTTGCCTACGTTCGTCCAGCATTCAACAACAATTTGTGTGCTGCGTGCCGA CCGCTGCTGCAATCAGCGATCGCTGCATTGATCCCAAAGCGACGGTTGAATTTATTGGAGACGTCGAAAGAAAATGCACTCCAAACACCAATTCATGCTCCAATGG CTTTTCCTGCCAGCCGTCAAGAAAGAACGGCTGGTTGTGTTGCTCGATCCGAGCGGCGGCAGCTCAGTTCACCTGTCCACTTCCTGGCCAACAACCGGTTCGTACGACGGACGGAAGCAACCAGTTCTGTTCAAGACCTGGTCAACGAGACGATTGTCCTCAGAG agctCTATGTCTCTCCTCTGGTAATTCTCCGAATCTCTTTATCTGCTGCTATTCAGCTGCTTTTCAA GTGACACCAATTTGCCCGAATAATGGAGTACCACAGCCGGCTCCGTTTGCAGAAAACTACAAATCGTGCTCCATGACATCGTTGGACGACTGCGACTCAGG TTTCTCATGCGTACGATCCGCCAACGACTACTCTGTTCAAATGTGCTGTACCGTTGGACTTTTACAGCCACAACAACCCGTTTGCCCTAGCCAGGCAACACTTCTTACC GAACGTGGACGTCCAGTGTACTGTACTTTATCGCAACCGCTCTCATGTCCTAAAGAGTACAGTTGTCAACAAGCTGTTGGAACACCTGGTACGTTCGTGTGCTGTTCAGGATCTAAAACACATGTATGTCCAGCGCCATATTCTGCTGCTATCGATGGAGAAGGTAATCAG ATCTTTTGCTCTCCTTCCAATATCTCTGACTGTCCTGGTGGGTCTAGTTGTTTGGAATCCACACAGGACACATCTGTGCATTTATGTTGCCGAAAAGATGAGGC GAAGGACGAGCCCGACAGGGGCTCTGGGCCAACGGGTGATGAAGGGGACCCTCAAGCGGACGGGCTCACTAACTTTATTATCCTTGAACGG GAGGGTTACACCTGCCAATGGTCAGCCACCCTGGCGCAATATGTTTGCTGCGGTCGTACGCCTGTACCGGCACATTGTGCCGATGGGAGAAGCACGTATGAGCAAATTTCCG GTCAAACATATTCATGTAACCCGTTGGTCTTCCCGTCCTCATGTCCTATCGGCTATGAATGTGACCTATCCACCGTATCAGGGATTAGTGTTTGTTGCGCAATTGAAACAACAA CTACAACGACGACATCCACAACTTCTCTGGCACCTGTTCTGCCACCGGTCACAGCTCCCGAACCTTTATATGCGCTTCAATGTCCAAGCGGGTGGAACCCGTATCGTAATGATCTTGGCTTTCAGCCAAGAAGTTGCAGTGGTCTTCTAGATATGAG CTGCCCAATTGGATACTCATGCTCCCCATCTACAGTAGTTgggaattttatttgttgtcgATTAGCAACGTCTGTACGATGCCTTACTGGCGATACGTTCTTGGCCAACACATTCCCGAGACTATGCAATAG ATTCAGATCCGGTGAATGTCCTCGAGGGTATACATGCCAACAGAGTAGTCAG CCTACCATATCAATCTGTTGCGGTACAGGACTTTCCGTCGATCGGACTCTGTGCTATAACGGTCGTGAACCGGCGTTGTTGAATGGATACGTTCGAAGCTGCCCAACTGAAGGATCAGCGGACGGTTGTCCAGGTGGTCATACTTGCCAGAGAGCCAGTAATGGACTGCTTGTGTGCTGCAGCAG CTCCTACTCTAGAAGCGAAATCAAACCAACTACAATGGAAATATGTCCGGAAAGCAG ACAACCCGTCTTTTCACCCGGCACAAACGAAATCGTCTATTGTGATCAAACTGCATTCACGTGCTCAAATAAAAAG GCGTGTCTGCCTAAAGTTAAAAGCGATCGTTACGTGTGCTGCTCGGATATTCCAAGATGTTCCGTTGGAACAGGAGAGGTTGGTCTCGGCGGAGCATTGAAAAA ATGCATAAATTCAGTGGAGTGTAGCCCAGGAAACGTGTGCAGGCCGTCAAATGTTGACGGTGTTCATCTTTGTTGCTCCTCCGGTGCCATTCCAGCTGGAGAG gtAGTTGACACTCTTTCAAAGGTCTCAGTCGCAAATGTTGATGACGAAGACTGGGTAGTCATTGAAGGCTAA
- a CDS encoding hypothetical protein (NECATOR_CHRII.G8132.T2), with the protein MNLRLIFLSCFWTFSLQVPTRIGQKQCCKKTISSVKQNPIKAQSDQQVISKGPLNGDRRNLSGSKDAVVKPLGVTNIKRCPDSWLRFRESCYYMERKRMDMTEAEANCHQKGASLFVANTVEEFDLVMRSSLLNFWSWIGMVQFEFMNQPIWQSSGGIEPSKLKWLVSPYSSGLNGYTAASECVAYYNSELKIASYNYFYPCQLQFGSICERNASVISFSSNQ; encoded by the exons ATGAATCTCAG ATTAATATTCCTCTCATGCTTTTGGACCTTCAGTCTTCAGGTGCCGACAAGAATAG GACAAAAACAATGTTGCAAAAAGACGATCTCCAGTGTTAAACAGAACCCCATCAAGGCGCAAAGTGACCAACAAGTTATTTCTAAAG GGCCCCTCAACGGGGACCGACGAAATCTCAGCGGCTCCAAGGATGCTGTAGTGAAGCCTCTAGGCGTTACG AACATAAAACGATGCCCTGATAGTTGGTTACGGTTCCGGGAATCATGTTACTATATGGAACGAAAGCGGATGGATATGACTGAGGCAGAAGCGAACTGTCATCAGAAAGGAGCATCATTGTTTGTGGCGAATACAGTAGAGGAATTT gaCCTCGTAATGAGATCGTCGTTGCTGAATTTCTGGTCATGGATAGGTATGGTACAGTTTGAGTTCATGAATCAACCAATCTGGCAGTCAAGTGGTGGAATTGAACCGTCGAAATT gAAATGGCTCGTTTCTCCGTACAGCTCCGGATTGAACGGATATACAGCAGCATCCGAATGTGTTGCGTATTACAACTCTGAGTTGAAGATCGCTTCCTATAACTACTTTTACCCTTGTCAGCTTCAATTTGGATCAATTTGTGAGCGAAACGCTTCGGTGATAAGCTTTTCATCCAATCAATAA
- a CDS encoding hypothetical protein (NECATOR_CHRII.G8132.T1) → MREAALLLVLFVACSASHLKFESLPKTLKLTSASTSQLRASYLAKLNAVLLGLSTVPVPGFDVESDLFSLPRAIAVVHIEGLDALKKDDSKAYKLEDDYLDLSSLDEQLASTFGVDREFVTADKEGITGSDIARIASEQKVEEKIKTKLPDLRDELQQMYRIANAITSQQTKFEKSNAADVYRVTIRGINGKKLTEEDRNNIQDAIDKLKKALSTVYGDQVIVEIVTISNPIKHAERHHEQETVVRRKRAAELSDTDNNLKTWREQLNVYVFTSTDYPAIFAIFAGLTIVLALAVLYTVVGMMSMDPSKDSIIYRMTTTRMKKA, encoded by the exons atgaGAGAGGCTGCCCTCCTGTTGGTACTTTTTGTAG CATGTTCGGCCTCCCATCTCAAATTCGAATCTCTTCCGAAAACATTGAAGTTAACGTCGGCGTCAACATCCCAGCTTCGAGCCAGTTATTTGGCTAAACTGAACGCTGTTCTTCTCGGACTTTCAACTGTTCCAGTGCCAG GATTTGACGTCGAGTCTGACCTGTTCTCTCTTCCCCGAGCTATTGCAGTTGTTCATATTGAGGGCCTGGATGCGCTGAAAAAAGACGATTCTAAGGCATACAAACTAGAGGAT GATTACCTGGACCTGTCTTCTCTTGACGAGCAGTTAGCGAGCACCTTCGGGGTCGATCGGGAATTCGTAACGGCGGACAAGGAAGGAATTACCGGTTCGGATATTGCTCGAATTGCCAGTGAACAAAAG gtagaagaaaaaataaaaacaaaactgcCTGATCTCCGCGATGAACTCCAGCAAATGTATCGTATAGCTAATGCAATTACTTCACAACAAACCAAGTTTGAGAAATCCAATGCTGCTGATGTATATCGTGTGACGATTAGAGGTATAAATGGGAAGAAACTGACTGAAGAGGACCGAAATAATATTCAAGACGCTATCGACAAG CTCAAAAAGGCTCTTTCAACTGTATATGGTGACCAAGTGATTGTCGAGATTGTGACCATTTCGAATCCCATAAAACACGCAGAACGACATCATGAACAGGAAACCGTAGTGCGCAGAAAAAGG GCTGCCGAGTTGTCCGATACCGACAATAATCTGAAGACATGGCGTGAACAACTGAATGTGTATGTCTTCACCTCCACTGATTATCCCGCCATATTTGCAATCTTTGCTGGTTTGACTATAGTATTGGCTTTG GCGGTCCTCTATACCGTGGTTGGAATGATGAGCATGGATCCAAGTAAGGACTCGATCATCTATCGTATGACAACAACACGAATGAAAAAGGCCTAA
- a CDS encoding hypothetical protein (NECATOR_CHRII.G8131.T2), whose protein sequence is MARKSKRITKNGTSSQLEQNKKVETAPTTGRRGRKRKVVEEPEVSTPAKAPKTPKTPGRSRTAPAKVKLSYADFVSLEVGDRVLSCGEGEQLGHPGRTTTKKPRKVDIVEDEELHVVQAVAGGVHSALLTSDGEVYMCGINEQGTVPAIGVEPEGSTDKFTKVEMNDEIMSQGKIIMLAAGASFTAALTDKGSVIAWGNLRDTSGEINVHPLLTKMKDHPVVLIHYKKRVIVKIAAGENHLVMLEEDGKVLTFGDGKMGQLGRSKRTGSIRPQYMVDEDGRSLILILQDRKRKDIVIKDIHAGGYWTILLSDDQVFSFGLNNFDHLGVPVEGEAPTDATSEDKRELRIFTPGIATAYLGRHWTHIDGVQHIIARDSEGEVFGIGKNTDNALGLGTWTGNSDSEHWKYSTLERVKFPKEAGKIAGTTAKLGCSLAWTEDGHAYAWGCDTSGQLGLGLKDDDEKVVPTPQKITSAHLDGFKIMSASISDNHCLFLAKKA, encoded by the exons ATCCACTCCCGCTAAAGCaccaaaaacaccaaaaaccCCCGGAAGAA GCCGCACCGCGCCAGCCAAGGTGAAATTGTCATACGCTGATTTTGTGTCGTTAGAAGTAGGAGATCGTGTCTTGTCTTGTGGTGAAGGTGAACAACTTGGTCATCCTGGTCGTACTACGACGAAAAAGCCAAGGAAGGTTGATATAGTGGAAGATGAGGAGTTGCACGTTGTCCAG GCTGTGGCCGGTGGTGTTCACTCAGCACTTCTGACGTCTGATGGTGAAGTTTATATGTGCGGAATCAATGAACAAGGAACTGTCCCTGCCATTG GAGTTGAACCAGAAGGCAGCACAGACAAATTCACCAAGGTTGAAATGAACGACGAGATCATGTCACAAGGAAAG atcATAATGTTGGCAGCAGGTGCAAGCTTCACAGCGGCACTCACTGATAAAGGATCAGTAATCGCATGGGGGAACCTAAGG GATACCAGTGGTGAGATCAATGTGCATCCGCTCCTGACAAAGATGAAGGATCATCCAGTCGTATTGATACACTACAAAAAGAGAGTAATCGTGAAG ATCGCTGCTGGTGAGAATCACCTCGTTATGCTGGAGGAAGATGGTAAAGTCCTGACATTTGGAGACGGTAAAATGGGGCAGCTGGGAAGGAGTAAAAGGACTGGATCAATCAGGCCGC AATATATGGTTGATGAGGATGGCAGATCACTGATTTTAATTCTGCAagacaggaaaagaaaagatatagTTATTAAG GACATACACGCAGGAGGTTACTGGACTATCCTTCTTTCTGACGACCAAGTTTTTTCGTTTGGTTTGAATAACTTCGACCATCTTGGTGTTCCAGTAGAAGGGGAAGCGCCTACTGACG CCACTTCTGAAGACAAACGCGAACTTCGTATTTTTACGCCTGGTATAGCTACTGCATACTTAGGCCGACATTGGACCCATATCGATGGAGTTCAACATATTATAGCCCGTGATAGTGAAG GAGAGGTATTTGGTATCGGAAAAAACACAGACAATGCTCTTGGTCTCGGAACTTGGACTGGAAATAGCGATTCTGAGCACTGGAA ATACTCCACGTTGGAGCGTGTCAAATTCCCAAAGGAGGCAGGAAAAATTGCGGGAACTACAGCAAAATTGGGTTGTTCTCTAGCTTGGACAGAAGACGGTCATGCGTATGCATGGGGCTGTGACACAAGCGGTCAGCTAGGCCTTGGTTTGAAAGATGATGATGAAAAG GTTGTTCCTACCCCACAAAAGATTACTTCCGCCCATTTGGATGGCTTCAAAATCATGTCAGCGTCAATTTCGGATAATCATTGTCTATTCCTTGCCAAGAAAGCTTGA